The DNA window TCAGTGAAGAAATCTTCTAGCGGGATATTACCGGTATTGAGATTCAGGAGCCGACTGAAAAGCGCCACGAGTATTCACCTATGTTTTACTCTCAAAGAGTAAGTTTACTGTACTACTTTGACTAGCACCTCAAACTACCTAATTGTGACGACTTGCCTTAAGGAGGTTGAGTTATGAGCATGGTGCGTTCCCAAAAAACTACCAGTGGTGTGCTAGGAATTACAGTAGGGAACACACCCTACAAGATCAGCGATCGCACTTGTTAGCCTGTGCGGAACGACCATTAACTGTAGAGTGACGCAATGAATGCCCGCGACGGATTCTTAGGATCAACGATCAGAGTGATTTCATCTCCATTTTGAAGCCGAGTTGTTTTGCGATTTTTCCAGATCGCGTTGCCTGATTGATATGTTTGCCCTTTGTGCTGGTACTCGTACTCCACGCGGCCACGATCTTTGAAAAAGGTAATGCTTTGAATATGACCTTTGACCTCCGGGCCGACTCGGATAACTCGCTTAATGTCATCGATACGCTTCGCAGCGAGCCAGCCAAGCAGCAGAGTGACGATAACTGCAACGACGATCAGAATCATCATCATTGTGGAATCAACTTCGACCGTGCCTCCGCCCCGGCGTTTTGGAAGAAAGCCGAAAATGCCTCCGCCGATGGCAGCGACCCATATAACGCCGATGCATATCAGCATCAGTAGCGATGGATAGTCGTTTTTGAGAATGCGACCGGTAGACACTTTACGGAGCATATGACGAATTAACCTTGAAAGGCTAACTATTGTTTATACTGAACACCTTCTCTTTTATCGTTATCAACCCTCACGATTGAGGCAACTAGCTAGATCATCGTTGAATATCGCCTTCACCAAGATGGACTAGGCTGAATATTGTCTGGATAGCTACTCTTTCTGGGGTGTTATGTAGATTTTGATCAGCCTATTATGCCGCTTTTAGGGTTTTCTAACGAGCAGGCTCTTAATAAAAGCCTAATTCATATAGTTATACATAACATGCTCGCAATATTACAGCTGTTGAAGGGTGTTATGCAGATCGTTCAACAAAGCTTTACAGTCAGTGTAAACCTGAGGAGTACAGTAATGTCTGACCCAGAAAACTCCTTAAACAAGTTCACGATGTGATCCGCCTAAATATGATGCCAGCCAAACCAAGTAAACTCAGGTCGGCTGGCATAGAGATTGTACCGATAGATTGACTAGACAGAGCTAGATGCTTCCACCATCTGATTTTCTTGGCGCAGATAGGCTTCGATAAACGGATCTAAGTCACCGTTCATCACATCATCAATGGCAGTCGTTTCCACATTGGTGCGCACATCTTTCACCATTTGGTAGGGATGGAACACATAGTTGCGAATTTGGTTGCCCCAGGCTGCTTCCACCATGTCGCCACGAATATCAGAGATTTCCTTAGCTCGCTGTTCTTGGGCAATTACCAAGAGTCTGGCCGTCAGTAATGCCAGGGCTTTTTCCTTATTCTGGAGCTGCGATCGCTCTTGGGTGCAGCGAACGGCTAAACCACTGGGAATATGGACAATCCGCACTGCCGTTTCTACTTTGTTGACGTTTTGACCGCCCTTACCGCCAGAACGAGTGGTGGTAATTTCTAAATCCTTCTCAGGAATATCGAGGGTCACCGATTCATCCAACATCGGCATCACTTCCACACCCGCAAAGCTGGTTTGGCGTTTATCGTTGGCATTGAACGGCGAAATCCGTACCAGGCGATGGGTGCCTTTCTCCGCCTTCAAGTATCCGTAGGCGTAGCGTCCTTCAACTTCTAGAGTGACCGACTTAATGCCCGCCTCATCCCCTTCAGATAATTCTGCTAACTGCACCTTATAGCCATGCTGCTCTGCCCAGCGGGTGTACATACGCAGCAGCATTTCTGCCCAGTCCTGAGCATCGGTGCCGCCAGCCCCGGCGTTGATACTCAAGACCGCGCCGTTTTGGTCGTATTCTCCAGACAAGAGTTGCTGCAGTTCCCACTGATCGAGCGCTTTTTGCAAGGTCTGGGCGGTGGCGCAGGCTTCTTCTAGCAGGGCATCGTCGGGCTCCACGCTCAACAACTCTAGGACGGCTTGGGCATCCTCTAGCTGCGATCGCCATTGGTCGAGCTGATCGAGATGGGATTTACAGTCGTTTAATTCTTGCAGCGTGCGCTGGGCACGGGTTTGATCATCCCAGAAGTCTGGCTGGGAGGCAATCTGCTCTAGATCGTGGATTTTGGCCGTCAGAGCAGGGACGTCAAAGATAGTCCTGGGTTTTACCCAGGCGTAGCGACAAGGTGTCAAGATCTCGCTTGAGGTCTTGGGTATTGAGCAGAGAAATCATAGCGGCGTTTTGTCGAAGTCGAATGTCATCAAGTATTTTATTGTAAAGCATGGATGCGATCGCCGTCTGCTGGAAACCATCTCAGGCGACCTCCATCGATCACCTTAAGCTAGGAGCGATCGCTCTGGGCCCATTGCCCGATAGCATAGAGTAGTTGAGGCATGGGTTAGGGTCTGGGATGGGAGGGTTGGGTGATTGAGCTATGCGGGGTGAGCCATGCATTTGGCGATCGCCGAGTGTTGCACGACATTACCGTCACGCTGACGGAACCGCGCATTGGGGTGATTGGCAGCAATGGTTCTGGCAAGAGCACCTTTGCCCGCTTGCTGAATGGGTTGATTGTGCCAGATGCGGGCTGGGTGCGGGTGGATGGTCTGGATACGCGCCACCAGGCTAAGGCGGTGCGGCGGCAGGTGGGGTTTGTATTCCAAAATCCCGATCATCAAATTATTTTACCGACCGTGGCGGAAGACCTAGCCTTTGGGTTGACGAATCTGAAAATGAAGCGCGCCGAGATTCAGCAGCGAGTGGATGCCATGCTGATTCAGTATGGATTGAAGGACTGGCGCGACCATCCGGCCCATTTGCTGAGCGGCGGACAAAAGCAACTGTTGGCGATCGCTGCTGTTTTAATTATGCAGCCTAGGTATTTGATTTTCGATGAACCCACGACCCTACTCGATCTACGCAACCGCAATCATATCCGTCGTATTTTATGGAATCTATCCCAACCGATCGTCGTGGTTTCCCATGACCTCGATCTACTCCAGGATTTCGATCGCATCCTGCTGTTTGATAACGGGCAAATTGTGATGGACGCACCGCCGGCGATCGCCCTCCCGGCCTACGTGGAGCAGATGACATGGCTCTAGGTCTCTACGTGCCCAGGCGATCGCCCATCCATGCCTTACCCGCAGGAGTGAAGGTTTTGGGTCTAGCGATTGCTGGTATGGGCCTGTTTTTTGTGCAGGATTGGCTTATCTTACTCGGAGTTGTGGGGCTGGTGATCACCCTGATGGCGATCGCTCACCTGCCAGGACGAAGCATCTGGCAACAACTGCGGCCGCTGGTTGTCATTGTCTTAGCGATTGTGGTGCTGCATGGAGTGCTGACGAGCTGGCAGATAGGACTGGCGATCGCTCTCCGGCTTTTGGCGTTGGTGGGTTTGGCGATTGTGGTGAGCAGCACAACTAAGGTTTCAGATATGCTAGCGCTGCTAGAACGCTGGCTGTCACCGTTGCGCCATATCGGCATCAATCCAGCCCAAGTCAGCTTAGTGATCGCCATCGCGATTCGGTTTATCCCTGTTCTACTGGAACAACTCCAGGCTATCCAAGAAGCCCAGCAAGCCCGAGGATGCGATCGCCACCCCGTTCGTCTCCTCGTGCCTTTGCTTATCCGAATGCTGTATCTAGCTCGCGATCTGACGGATGCCTTGGAGGCTAGGGGCTATGATCCTCAGGATTCCGCAGAATCATCCTCGATTGAGAAAGGCGATCGCTAAACACTTGTCCAACATGTAAACAAATATCCCTATTAAAAGGTAAGATGAGTTAATATCAGTAGAATGCGTTAGGCGAAGCCGTAACGCATGAAAAGCTCACAAGACAGTAGTTGCAGCCATATCTAACAACACCCTGCAACAAGATTGAGTCCACCTGCTGGGAGATGTCTCAAGCAGACTGGCCACAGCGATCTTACGAACTAGGCGGCGTGGTCAACTTTGCCGATCGCCAGATCCACCAAGCCGCAGCGCAGACCGTTGAATTACCCACCACCGTCATGGCCGCCTGTAGCGTCACCAGCCATTCGAGATTCAGCGGGTTATCAAAAAAGTGCCAGGTACAGGCACACATCGCGCTCACTAACAGAGGCAACATGGCGATCGCCAGATAGCGCCATGCTGGATTTTGGCTAACGCCGCTGTAGACCCAAATGAGCCAAATGGCGACGATCCACTCAATCACACTAGAAACATGAATAATCCAGGTGGGAATTGAAAGCGCGTGCATGGCAGACCAACGTAATACATCTGTCGTCTATTGTGCCAGGTTTTGCAGCAGGCTGGCTTTCGATCCCCCTGGGGTCGTCTAACTAGGGGCGATCGCTTTCCAACCAATCCTCGCCCACCCGAATCGTAATGTCCGAATCCAGCACGCCGGTGCTTTCCACTCGCACATCGCCAAAGCCCAGCACCCGCTGCAGCTCTTCAGCACTTTGGGTATCGCCCTGCTGAACGATAATCCGGGTGGTTGCAAGGGGTTCTGTAGAATTGGCTTCCAGATAAGCATTGTCATAGCCAGCATCGTAGAGCTTATCAAGCAGGCGGCTGACGCTGCGCGGTCGCCCCATTGTGTCTTGGATGGCAATGCGTAGACGACGTGGTTCTACCAGATCCTGTGATTGCCCTCGCACAAAATATTGATCCACCATGGCATCAATGGCGTTGTAGTTGGGCAGCCAATAGCTCAGCTCATACTCACCGGATAGACTAAAATCACCGGGCAGCATCAGCATTTGCACATCCGATCGCTGGGTTGTGCTTGCAAAACCCACCAGCGCCACTGTCTCTTCCACCGTGAGATTGGTATCAATATTGTCTTGAATGACCGACAAAATTCTCGGCATCCGCGCTAGGGTCACCGGACTGAGGGTTTGCTCGATCAAGGCACCCATAAAGGCTTGCTGCCGCTGCACGCGACCAATATCGCCATACTGGTCATAGCGGAATCTAAGGAACTGCATGGCCTGCTCACCATCTAAATGCTGCTCCCCTTCTTCTAGGTTGATATAAAGGTGCTGGCTATCGTCTTGATAGCGCATATCTTGCGGCACATAGACCGTCACACCGCCGAGGGCATCAATCAGCTTTTCCACACCCTGAACGTTGATGCGCACGTAGCGATCGATGCTGATATCGCCCAGCAGGTAGCTGACGGAGCGAGCCGCTAGGGCTGGGCCACCATAGGCGTTGGCGTCGTTGAGCTTGGTCACTCCCACACCGTCCACAAAGGTGCGGGTATCGCGGGGTAGGGAAAGTACCGTGACGGTGTTATCTCTAGGGTCAAATCGCACCAGCATCATGGTGTCTGAGAGACCATCAAAGGAGTTGACCAAGGCGTGATAGCCCAAGTCGCGCACTTCCGGCGGTGGATTCTCGACGTCGGAACTCAGAACTTTTACACCTAGGACAAGAATGTTGACCGGGCGGGTGAGCTTGGGCAATTGAAAGGTTTCGCCGCTGGAAATACCGTCTTGGTCAAAGGCATCAGCATCTTCCGGGCTGAGTTGGCTTTGTAGCAAAGGTGTACTGGCTAGGGTTGCCGCCAAGAAGGCTCCGGCTGTCGCTGAAACGATCGCGACACCGACGAGACCCGACGCCATCCATAGCCATCGCCACCGACGAGACTTGGGCGATCGCGTTGAAAATCGTTTAGACCCCTGAGATGAATGAGAGTGTTTCTGTGGAGACACGATGTCCTCGATCGAGAATCTAATGCT is part of the Leptolyngbya sp. CCY15150 genome and encodes:
- a CDS encoding DUF3592 domain-containing protein, with translation MLRKVSTGRILKNDYPSLLMLICIGVIWVAAIGGGIFGFLPKRRGGGTVEVDSTMMMILIVVAVIVTLLLGWLAAKRIDDIKRVIRVGPEVKGHIQSITFFKDRGRVEYEYQHKGQTYQSGNAIWKNRKTTRLQNGDEITLIVDPKNPSRAFIASLYS
- the prfB gene encoding peptide chain release factor 2 (programmed frameshift), which translates into the protein MISLLNTQDLKRDLDTLSLRLGKTQDYLDVPALTAKIHDLEQIASQPDFWDDQTRAQRTLQELNDCKSHLDQLDQWRSQLEDAQAVLELLSVEPDDALLEEACATAQTLQKALDQWELQQLLSGEYDQNGAVLSINAGAGGTDAQDWAEMLLRMYTRWAEQHGYKVQLAELSEGDEAGIKSVTLEVEGRYAYGYLKAEKGTHRLVRISPFNANDKRQTSFAGVEVMPMLDESVTLDIPEKDLEITTTRSGGKGGQNVNKVETAVRIVHIPSGLAVRCTQERSQLQNKEKALALLTARLLVIAQEQRAKEISDIRGDMVEAAWGNQIRNYVFHPYQMVKDVRTNVETTAIDDVMNGDLDPFIEAYLRQENQMVEASSSV
- a CDS encoding ABC transporter ATP-binding protein, producing MIELCGVSHAFGDRRVLHDITVTLTEPRIGVIGSNGSGKSTFARLLNGLIVPDAGWVRVDGLDTRHQAKAVRRQVGFVFQNPDHQIILPTVAEDLAFGLTNLKMKRAEIQQRVDAMLIQYGLKDWRDHPAHLLSGGQKQLLAIAAVLIMQPRYLIFDEPTTLLDLRNRNHIRRILWNLSQPIVVVSHDLDLLQDFDRILLFDNGQIVMDAPPAIALPAYVEQMTWL
- a CDS encoding energy-coupling factor transporter transmembrane protein EcfT, translating into MALGLYVPRRSPIHALPAGVKVLGLAIAGMGLFFVQDWLILLGVVGLVITLMAIAHLPGRSIWQQLRPLVVIVLAIVVLHGVLTSWQIGLAIALRLLALVGLAIVVSSTTKVSDMLALLERWLSPLRHIGINPAQVSLVIAIAIRFIPVLLEQLQAIQEAQQARGCDRHPVRLLVPLLIRMLYLARDLTDALEARGYDPQDSAESSSIEKGDR
- a CDS encoding DUF2499 domain-containing protein; amino-acid sequence: MHALSIPTWIIHVSSVIEWIVAIWLIWVYSGVSQNPAWRYLAIAMLPLLVSAMCACTWHFFDNPLNLEWLVTLQAAMTVVGNSTVCAAAWWIWRSAKLTTPPSS
- a CDS encoding LCP family protein; this encodes MASGLVGVAIVSATAGAFLAATLASTPLLQSQLSPEDADAFDQDGISSGETFQLPKLTRPVNILVLGVKVLSSDVENPPPEVRDLGYHALVNSFDGLSDTMMLVRFDPRDNTVTVLSLPRDTRTFVDGVGVTKLNDANAYGGPALAARSVSYLLGDISIDRYVRINVQGVEKLIDALGGVTVYVPQDMRYQDDSQHLYINLEEGEQHLDGEQAMQFLRFRYDQYGDIGRVQRQQAFMGALIEQTLSPVTLARMPRILSVIQDNIDTNLTVEETVALVGFASTTQRSDVQMLMLPGDFSLSGEYELSYWLPNYNAIDAMVDQYFVRGQSQDLVEPRRLRIAIQDTMGRPRSVSRLLDKLYDAGYDNAYLEANSTEPLATTRIIVQQGDTQSAEELQRVLGFGDVRVESTGVLDSDITIRVGEDWLESDRP